CCTTGCGAGTAGTTCAAGATTTCGCAGAAGCTCGGGAAACAACATTTCATGCTACGGCATTCACAAGCGCGAGCGTGAACCCGTCGTAGCCTTTGCTCCCGACAGTTTGGATCGTCGTCGCGGTCACACGCTTCTCCGTCGCAAGCATGTCGTTTAGGCGACGAACCCCCTGCACATCTTCGTCCGAGCTGGCCGCGTCGATAACTGCCCCCTTGCGCACAACATTGTCCACGATGATCACGCTGCCCGGTCGCGAAAGCTTTAGAGACCAGGTGAAGTACTGTGGGATGCTTGCCTTGTCGGCATCGATGAAAATCAGGTCGAACAGATCCTTGGCTTCGGCTGCGAGCTTTGGCAATGTGTCCTGCGCGCGTCCCAAGCGTATTTCAACTCTTTTCGACAGGCCGGCTCGCTCGATGTTGGCCCGCGCAACTTCAGCGTGTTTTGGATTCAGTTCCAGGCTGATCACTCGACCGCCCTCAGGGAGGGCCCGCGCCAGCCAGATGGTGCTGTAGCCGCCTAGCGTGCCGATCTCCAAAACCCTGCGCGCGTGCACGAGTCTGGCGAATATTTGGAGCAGTTTCCCCTGATTCGGGGTAACGGCGATCGCCGGCAATTCAGCCTTGGAGCTGGCTTCGATCGCAGCGTCGAGTGCTGCGTCGGAAGGTACAACGGTTTCACTTATGTAATGGTCGACGGCTGTCCATTGCTCCTGATTCATAGTTCATTGATTTCAACACAAAACGGTGCGTCTTCGCCCGGCAGATTTCTGGAATTCAGACGTCGCTGGCCCAATGACACTGCGTGGATGCTCCTGGAAACGCAACCTAGCGAAGCTGTTAGGCCTTTACCTCGTCTTTATTCCCAAATTAGCAGCAGCGCATTGTCCGACGGAGGGGCAAATCGCATTCTCGCCGAGGAGGAGAAATTCAAGATGCGAATTGCACTGGGCGACCATTCCGGGGAGTGAACAAATGTGTTTGGCCGCGTGCAGTAAGTCAGTTGGCGCTCAGCGCCAGTTTCGGACTCAGTGCAAGGCTGCGCGTGCCTTTTTGGGAAGCTTATCCAGGACGAGTTGGTAGGAGCGTTGGATCTGGTGCTTCAGTTCGGAAGTCGTGAGCGCGTCCTTTCTCTCAAGCGCCACCCAGTGATATCGCGCGGCATACGGAGCCGGAATGATCCCGGGCCGCTCCGTCAGTTCGGCGAAGTCTTCCGGCGTGCACTTGAACGAAAGCCAGACCTGCGCAGGCTCAAGCACCATGACGGCAAACATCTTGCCACCGACCTTCATCACCAGGTCGTTGCCCCACTGGACAGACTCCGTGGCGTGCGGCATGGAAAGGCAAAATTTGCGGACGGCATCGATGTCCATGAGCACTCGCCTGTCATGGTTGAGGATAATGGAATCCAAGAGACACAAAGCCAGCCATGGCCAGCCAGATCGGATTGACAGACCCAATAATTATCAAGTTGTCACTATGTAATTTCGCTCGGCAGGGGAAGTTTCTGCCTTGTCTCTGGCTGAAGATTCTTTGGAATCGTTCACTTCCGTTACAAATCTCAAGCGTTACCGGGGGCTCAGAGCATTCATCTCCATCTGTTTACAGTTTTATGGCCAATACACAGACTCGGTCTCCTGGCTGCATGAAGACTGGCAGAGCGCGTGCACTATCAGCCCTCAGTCTTTTTCGGAGGAGATATGTCTCGATACTGGATGGCAGCGGGCAGCACAGCGGTGCTGGCTCTCTCCATCGCATTTCTGGTGGCTTGCAGCGGCAGTAGTACCTCCATGCAAACCGCATCGGCGGCCACAACCATGATTACCATCAGCGATCCCGCAACCTGTAGCTCCGGTACGGGCGGACCGTTCGGTCACGTATATGTCACCGTAACGGATGTTCAGATACATGCCAGTGCCAGCGCTGGCGACAATGACTCCAACTGGATCGATCTAACTCCCAACTTGAAGAGCAGCCCACAACAAATCGATTTGCTTGGTCAGGCAAACAACCAATGCTTTCTGGCGTCGCTGGGTTCCACTACGGAGCTGCAGCCCGGCAGCTATCAACAGATTCGGGTAATGCTTGCCCCCAACAACGCCGCTGCCTCCGGAGACAAGTGCAACGGAACAGCGAATTGCGTCGTGCTCTCCGCAGACAACAGCGTCCACACGCTCCTGCTTTCGAGTGAATCCAAAACGGGACTGAAGATTCCCGCCGGTCAGATAGCCGGAGGAAACTTCACCGTTGCTGCTGGACAGACTAAAGATTTGAACATTGACTTCAATACCTGTGCGTCCATCGTGACACAAGGGAACGGGCAATACCGTCTGAAGCCAGTACTGCATGCCGGCGAGGTGTCCACGACTTCGACTTCGATCAACGGCAAACTCGTCGATAAAACTACTGGCCAGGCGATTGTGGGAGGCAAGGCGATCGTTGCATTGGAACAGAAAGACGCATCAGGCATCGATCGTGTAGTAATGCAGGTCACGCCTGACAACACCGGAGCATTCGTCTTCTGCCCAGTGCCGGCAGGCTCGTACGATGTTGTCGCAGTCGCGATCAACGGCGCGAATGTTGCGTATGCGACCACCATCGCCACTGGTGTAACGGTCGGAGCTGCGCTCGGCAACGTACAGATGTTTCCGACCACGGGAACGAACACGGGACCGGGTTCGATTACGGGGACTGTGACCACTGCAACAGCCGCGCCTGCAGCTGGAACCGTAGCCGACCTGACCATCTCGGCGTTGCAGCAGGTCGGATCGCTGAACGTTACCATTCCGCTGGCGCAACAGTCGTCGGCTACGGCAACGCTTACCGCGCAGGCCGGAGCGACTTGTCCCGCGAACACGGATTGTGCGACTTACACCCTCTCCGTTCCGGGAGTGAATCCGACAGTCGGTGCGTTCAGCGCAAATGGCACGAACTACGTAACTGGCGCATCCGGAGCAGCGAGCTACACGGTGGAAGCGCAGGCATTCGTTCCACAGTCTGGTGGCAAGATCGATTGCACGAATCCAGTCATGACGACGCCTGCCATATCAGTCTCGCCCGGCAGCACGCCCGCACAGGCCCCGACTCTCGCCTTTACGGGCTGCCAATAGATTTAGATCACGAAAGTCAGAAGCCCCAGCGGGTTCGAACGATCCGCTGGGGCTTTTTGTCGAGTTGCGAGTTACTCAGTAACGGAAATCTTTCCCCTCAGCAGATCCTGAACATCGTCAATTTTGTCCGACACCAGATTCAGCTTGCGGGCTAAACCCTGAATCTGGAACTCGGAGCGCCGATTCACCTCGAAGTCCAGTTCGCTGCGAACTCTATCCTTCGCATCTTGCCGGTTCTGACTCATCATGATGACCGGCGCCTGGATTGCGGCCAACATTGAAAGGAACAAATTGAGAAGAATAAAAGGATAAGGGTCCCACGCCTGGTGTCCCAACACGACGTTCATCGCCGTGTAAACAACGAGCACGACACCGAAAGTAATGATGAATTTCCACGAGCCGCCAAACCGGGCAACACTGTCAGCAACGGACTCGCCTATGGTCGTCTTTTCCTCGATCAATTCGTTGGGATTGCGTGCTGCACGCAGCCGAACGAGTTCCTGCGAGCTGTGAAATTGGCGGCCGAGAACAGTAAGCATATCCATACCCGAGTGAGGTTTTCGTTCCAGCAGGACGGCAATATCCTTGCGGTCTACCTCGATGCACACTGTCGATTCCAGGGCAGTTGCATGGCTCATGTGGTGCAGGCCGTCGAGCATGGAAGCAAAACCAAAGAACTCGCCTTGCGCAGGCTCGTCGATCACGACCTCCTGGTCGTCCTGATCGACAGTCGCAACGCGGACCTTTCCCGCAACGAGAATGTATCCCCGTCCTCCTTCATCGCCGATCTTATAAATCCGCTGCCGCGCGGCGAACTGTTTCATCTCTACTTGGCTAGCCAGAACGGCAGCCTCATCGTCATCCAAAAGAGCAAATAGCGGAACATTTCTTAACAGCTCTCGATCGCACGGCATCCATCACCTCGCACAAACCAAGATAGGCAACGACTATGAATTTTCCTTGACTGACTAAAGAGAAGCCCCGGTTCAAACCGGGGCTGATTGACTCGTAAACCTCATCGTTGATCCCAACGGGAGACGCCTTAAGTCTGAAATCCGAATGTCATCTTAACGTCTGCGACCTCAATTACGTCGCCATCTGCAAGAGCTCGCTGACCGGAGATCTCTTCCCCGTTTATCTTCACTTTTATGTTCTTCTCCGATGCGGCAATGAAGTATCCGTTTTCTCGTTTTGAGATCAGGGCAGCCATCTTCGGAGCGAACCACTTCTTGAGCTTGATGGATGCCATTTCGGATTTGCCGATAACGCTCATCTTGCTGGTCAGCACATACTGTGTATCGTCGGTCTTTCCACTGAGAATCGTAAGGGTTCCAGTTCTGTCGGCTCCGGGCAGCGTCGAGTACTGGCGTGTAGGACTTCGCCCCGCTTCAGCGCCTGGGGCTTGTCCCGGAGCAGCGCTTGAACCAGAGGGTCGATCCTTCATATCGAGCATCACTGACGGATCGGGTTTTAGCATAGGGGAACTGGAGTATCCAGGAGTGGCAAGTTGGCCGGGGCGATCTTCGCGCCAGTCTTCCCTGAATGCCAGGATATGCTTCCCTATTAGTACGTTGTCACCATCCTTGAGAGCGCGGCGATTCACTCTGGCGTTGTTCACGTAAGTTCCATTTAGGGAATTATTATCCTCGATTACGAACTTGTCCTTATCCCAATAGATCTTCGCATGATGACCGGAGACGGCGAGGTTATCGACTTGGATGACGTTATCCGGAAGTCGACCGATGGTCGTAACTCCCTGAGAGAGAGGGATCTCCTTCAGCACCGCCTGCTCGAATTTCAGGAAGAGTTTTGCCATGATTGTCCTCCGCCGAGCAGGAAGTTGAGGAACTTCTGGTACCACGGCAGTTCAACCACCCGCAGCAGCAGACAAGTAATATTGTCGTCCCCGCCTTTTTCTTTGGCCGCGCTGATCAAATCTTCGCATGCCACGTCAAGAGAAGGCGAGTTCTCCATAATCTGTTTGATCAAGTCGTCCTTCACCAGCTTTGTGAGACCATCGGTCGCGAGTAAGTACACATCGCCCCGCAGGGCGATGAGTTCCTGAATGTCGGGTTCGACAGCTTCCTCGGAGCCCAGAGCCCGAATGATGATGTTCTGCATCTCGGACTTTTCCGCCTCCTCGATAGTGATCAAACCACGCCGCACTTGCTCCATTACGAGGGAGTGGTCTTGCGTGAGCTGCTCGAGGACACCGTCCCTCAGCCGGTACATGCGACTGTCGCCGGCATGAGCGATGGTGAGGAAGTTTTCCTGAAGCAGGGCCGCGACGATGGTGGATCCCATGCCCTGCTGCGATTGTTTGGCCTGTCCAGCCTCGTAAATCGCGGCATTTGCCCGCCGGATCGCGCTCAATAGTTGCCGCCCGGCCGCAGACATGTCGCCGGGGACCTCGCCGAATTCCGGGTAGACACCGGTCTCTTTGCCTTGGCGAAAATATTCGAGCAACAGGTCGACGCCCATCTTGCTGGCTACTTCGCCAGCTAAGGCGCCGCCCATGCCGTCGCACACGATATAGAGAGATACCCTCTGGTCCCAGCCGAGGTTGTCCTCATTATTCTTGCGGACGCACCCGATGTCGGTCTTGCCGGCTACTTCAGCGGTCAGGCTCATGCGAGCGTTGGGAGATCTCCTTTTTCCGCAGTGATCCGCATTTATGTTGCTGAGACCGTTGACGCCTGCTGCACCTTGGTTGTGTCTCGATATGATTCATATGGTTACCAACAATGCAAGCAACCGCTATGACTCTTTCAGGAACAGCGAGCGTATCCGATACGACTCCCAAGGTAAATAAATTCCGCTTCCGGAGTGGTCCGGATGGTAACTTGCACGCCAACCCACCGCTTCGGGGGAATGTAGATTTTTTTGCGAGAAGGCTGGAAATTGTAGTGGCTCTGAGTGTTGTAGCTCGCGGATTTTACTGAGGAAATCGGCGGGGAAGCAAGGGAAATCGAAGTAGGCAAGCGAGTTAACCACCGAGACACCATTAGGAATCGCTGTGAACTCCATCGCCGAAGGCCCGTTTAGTGTCCCGATCAGGTGAACCAAAGTGTTTCCCGCGCGCTTAAGTCAGAACTGTCTTCAGCAGTTGTCTGAGTCAGGGTTTATTCTATTGCGCTCCGGGAAGGACGAGACACGAATGCGAATCATTGGTCTACTTCTAATCTGCTCCGCGGCTCTTGCTCAAACAACAACCGACGCCAAGGCCTATGTTAAATACGACCAGCCATTGATCGTGTTGAACCATGTGCGGATGATCGACGGAACGGGCTCAGCCTCAAAAGACGACCAGATGGTGGTCATTTCCGGAGGAAAGATCCAGAGCATTGCGAACTCAAGTGGAACTGTTCCACAAGGGGCGCAGGTGCTCGATTTAGTTGGATTCAGCGTGATCCCTGGTCTAGTTGGTATGCACGATCACATTTATTACCCCGCTCCGGGCCGGAAGGTAGCTATGTATCCCGAACATGCCTGGAGCTTTCCCCGCCTGTACTTAGCGGGAGGAGTAACGACGATCCGCACTACCGGCTCAGTCGAGACCTACACGGACCTGCAACTGAAGAAGGACATCGACTCAGGAAAGACTCCCGGACCGAAGATGCATGTCACCGGGCCCTATCTGGAAGGAGCGGGTGCATACACTCCCCAAATGCACGAACTGAAGGACGCGGAGGATGCCCGCCGAACCGTGAATTACTGGATCGACGAGGGCGTAACCAACTTTAAGGCCTACATGAATATCACCCACGACGAGCTTCGCGCTGCGGTTGAGGAGGCGCATAAGCGAAAGCTGAAGGTAACGGGGCATTTGTGTTCAATCGGCTTTCGCGAGGCTGCGGCCATCGGCATCGACGATCTTGAACATGGAATCGTGGTGGATTCGGAGTTTGCACCCGGTAAACAACCCGATAAGTGCCCACCGCAAAAAGACATTCGCGATACGCTGCTGAAGCTCGACATCGGAGGCGAGCAGGTGCAGTCGATGATCAAGGAACTGGTGTCACGCCACGTCGCAATGACCTCAACTCTCCCGGTCTTTGAAGGATTCGTGCCCAATCGTCCCCCGCTGCGCCAGGCGAACTTGGATGCCATGCTGCCTGAAGCACGGGAACAGTACCTGACCACGCGAGACACAATGGCAAAGAACGCGGCGCAATCCTCTTGGCCTACGCTCTTCAAGAAGGAATTGGAGTTCGAGTACGCCTTCGCTAAAGCTGGCGGCCTACTGCTGGCGGGCTTAGATCCGACCGGCAACGGTGCAGTCGTCGCTGGCTATGGCGATCAACGCGAAGTAGAGCTGCTAGTCGAAGCTGGATTCACTCCGCTTGAAGCGATCCGCATTGCAACCTACAACGGCGCGCAGTACCTCGGCGAACTTGATCGCATCGGCACGCTCGCGCCAGGCAAGCAGGCCGACATCGTCGTAGTGAAAGGCGATCCTTCCACAAAGATCTCGGACATTGAGAACGTTGAAGTCGTCTTCAAAGACGGCGTGGGCTACGATCCGGCAAAGCTGGTGAAGGATGCAAATGGTTTCGTGGGTTTGAAATGAGTTTCACCACGGAGACACGGAGGCACGGAGAACAGCCATTTAACGGTAAGAACATCCAAGCTCTGCCTCGGTGTACGAATTCGGTAAACCGAAGAGGCTCCGATTCGCAATCCTCGGCTGTTCTCCGTGCCTCCGTGTCTCCGTGGTGAAAATGACACTTACCCAGACCGCCCGTGGCCCTGATCTTCCATCCTGGTTCTCGCATTCACGTGCGCGGTGATCTCATTCCGGACTTCCCACAGTTCCTTGTAGAGAACATGTTCCTGGCGCTGCCGGAGAATGTCCACCGGGCGGCCGGTGGTGCCCAGAACATCCCCACCGATAATGCGATGAGCGAGCTTCATGTGATGGAAGCGGAAAAGCTGAACGCGTTCGTCGAAGTCGAGTAACTTTTCGGCAACCTCATGTAGTGCCAGGAACTCGTCACAACGCCTATACAGTTGTTCAACACTAATCCCAGCGCCGTCGAGCTGATCGAAGAATGCTTGTCCCAATCTGGGAGCAAGGTGCAGAAGAGAGAGAAAGCCAGGAGAATCTAATCCGCTGCCATGTCCAAGCCCGGCACGGATGATGTGATACTCGTACGGCGTGAGCGTCTCCAGGACATGCAGAAGATCGATGGCGCGATCGAGCATGCGAAACGATCGATCGAGCAACTTCACCCCGCGCGTGTGATCTCCTTCGGCAATGGCCGCACGCGCCCGCTCCAATTCATTCGCAGTTCCCTTCAGCAGCAATTCCGATGCCTGATGAACGATCTGGAACATCAGTTCGTCAGGATGCGATCGCTGCTCCGGTGGTTTTTGAAGTGCGAGCAGTTCTTCGGTCCGCAGATATCGCTCGTAATCTGTAGCCGCTGTACCGGGCAGAATCGGCTCAGTCATCTCGCGATTTTGTGGAATCAGTGGCTGGTGTTTGGGAGACTTCCGCTTCTGCTGCTTCTCACTCAATCGACGATCTCTCCATCGCGCATGTGGATCGTGCGATCGCCGACGGCCGCGGCCTCGGGATTGTGAGTAATCATCAGCACAGTTTGCCCGAGTTCCTGGTTCGACTGCCGCAGCATGTTCAGCACTACATTGGAATTCTTGGTATCGAGGTTGCCGGTAGGCTCGTCTGCCAGAATGAGTGCTGGGTGATTGATAAGCGCCCGTGCCAAAGCCACGCGCTGCTGCTCGCCGCCGGAGAGTTCGCTCGGACGATGATGGAGACGTCCCTTCAGGCCAAGCAGCTCGACGATCTTGTCGAAGTACTCGCGATTCATGTCACCGTTCTTGCCGGCAATCTCATGCGCGATGGCGATGTTCGTCATGGCATCGAGCGTTGGCAGCAGATTGAACTTCTGAAAAACGAAGCCGATACGGCTCTTGCGGAGCGCTGTGCGCTTCGCGTCGGAGAGTTGGGCGAAATCGACGTTGTCGATCAGTACACGACCGCTCGTGGCTCTCGTGAGGCCGCCGAGAATATAGAAGAGTGTGGACTTGCCGCTTCCAGAGGGGCCTACAATGCTGACGAACTCACCGCGCTCTACGCTGAAGGTGACACTGCGAAGCGCCGGCACGTCCACCTTTCCTACGTGATAGACCTTGCTGACGTTCTCTGCCTGAATGATGTGCGGCATGCAAACTTTCAGTCTACACGAGGAGAGAGAGACAAAGACGCAGCATGCTGCGTCTCTAGCGAAACCCCTGGACTGTAACTTTTGAATGCCGAGTGGATGAGATCAACTAGCGGCTGCTTGATTACCAGAATTCGTGCCAGCTCCGACGAACTCGTGCGTCAGAGTCTTCTTCGGCCCTCGCTTCTTCACCAGCATAATGCGAATTCTCTCCAGCAAATCCATTGGAGGGTACGAGCCTTTAGGCAGAAAAACATCTGCGCATGTTCCCTTTTCGTACATTTTCACTTTGCCACTGAAAAGGATCATCGGCGTTTCCGGTGCGAGTTCTTTGAGAACGCGGATGACTTCCGCGCCATCCATCTCCGGCATAACTAGATCGGTCAGCACGAGATCTATTGCTCCTGAATTCTGAAACATCTCAATGGCTTCGCGGCCACCGCTCGCGGTCAACACGCGATAACCGCGCGTTTCGAGCATGAATTTTCGAATGGAGAGGGACTGTTCGTTGTCGTCGATGCAGAGGATAACTTTCTTCGGTCGCATGAATACCTGTGCGTTTCCACTCCGCGCAATGCGGAGAGCAGCGGAAGGTCAGTCGCGGAACCGGAACGGCGCGGCAAATGGACCCGATGAAGGCGCAGCATCAATCTTGAGATGCGCGACGCTCAGCTCACATTCGCGGCGACCGAACCCGTGTTCAGGACGGCCTGCCTGTTCTAGATTTTCTTTTCGAAAGGGCGAACGTTTCGTAAGAAACGTTTTTGCATCCTACGGCTGAGTGACCGCTCGTGTAAAGTGCCTTAGGCGCTAATCGAGAATTTTTTTTGGCAAGAAAATAATCGGAAAAAATTACTCAAAAATTGCCGGGAAAGTGAGAGCTG
This region of Terriglobales bacterium genomic DNA includes:
- a CDS encoding FHA domain-containing protein — protein: MAKLFLKFEQAVLKEIPLSQGVTTIGRLPDNVIQVDNLAVSGHHAKIYWDKDKFVIEDNNSLNGTYVNNARVNRRALKDGDNVLIGKHILAFREDWREDRPGQLATPGYSSSPMLKPDPSVMLDMKDRPSGSSAAPGQAPGAEAGRSPTRQYSTLPGADRTGTLTILSGKTDDTQYVLTSKMSVIGKSEMASIKLKKWFAPKMAALISKRENGYFIAASEKNIKVKINGEEISGQRALADGDVIEVADVKMTFGFQT
- a CDS encoding DUF1003 domain-containing protein → MPCDRELLRNVPLFALLDDDEAAVLASQVEMKQFAARQRIYKIGDEGGRGYILVAGKVRVATVDQDDQEVVIDEPAQGEFFGFASMLDGLHHMSHATALESTVCIEVDRKDIAVLLERKPHSGMDMLTVLGRQFHSSQELVRLRAARNPNELIEEKTTIGESVADSVARFGGSWKFIITFGVVLVVYTAMNVVLGHQAWDPYPFILLNLFLSMLAAIQAPVIMMSQNRQDAKDRVRSELDFEVNRRSEFQIQGLARKLNLVSDKIDDVQDLLRGKISVTE
- a CDS encoding O-methyltransferase, which gives rise to MNQEQWTAVDHYISETVVPSDAALDAAIEASSKAELPAIAVTPNQGKLLQIFARLVHARRVLEIGTLGGYSTIWLARALPEGGRVISLELNPKHAEVARANIERAGLSKRVEIRLGRAQDTLPKLAAEAKDLFDLIFIDADKASIPQYFTWSLKLSRPGSVIIVDNVVRKGAVIDAASSDEDVQGVRRLNDMLATEKRVTATTIQTVGSKGYDGFTLALVNAVA
- a CDS encoding DUF4382 domain-containing protein; the encoded protein is MSRYWMAAGSTAVLALSIAFLVACSGSSTSMQTASAATTMITISDPATCSSGTGGPFGHVYVTVTDVQIHASASAGDNDSNWIDLTPNLKSSPQQIDLLGQANNQCFLASLGSTTELQPGSYQQIRVMLAPNNAAASGDKCNGTANCVVLSADNSVHTLLLSSESKTGLKIPAGQIAGGNFTVAAGQTKDLNIDFNTCASIVTQGNGQYRLKPVLHAGEVSTTSTSINGKLVDKTTGQAIVGGKAIVALEQKDASGIDRVVMQVTPDNTGAFVFCPVPAGSYDVVAVAINGANVAYATTIATGVTVGAALGNVQMFPTTGTNTGPGSITGTVTTATAAPAAGTVADLTISALQQVGSLNVTIPLAQQSSATATLTAQAGATCPANTDCATYTLSVPGVNPTVGAFSANGTNYVTGASGAASYTVEAQAFVPQSGGKIDCTNPVMTTPAISVSPGSTPAQAPTLAFTGCQ
- a CDS encoding amidohydrolase family protein, coding for MRIIGLLLICSAALAQTTTDAKAYVKYDQPLIVLNHVRMIDGTGSASKDDQMVVISGGKIQSIANSSGTVPQGAQVLDLVGFSVIPGLVGMHDHIYYPAPGRKVAMYPEHAWSFPRLYLAGGVTTIRTTGSVETYTDLQLKKDIDSGKTPGPKMHVTGPYLEGAGAYTPQMHELKDAEDARRTVNYWIDEGVTNFKAYMNITHDELRAAVEEAHKRKLKVTGHLCSIGFREAAAIGIDDLEHGIVVDSEFAPGKQPDKCPPQKDIRDTLLKLDIGGEQVQSMIKELVSRHVAMTSTLPVFEGFVPNRPPLRQANLDAMLPEAREQYLTTRDTMAKNAAQSSWPTLFKKELEFEYAFAKAGGLLLAGLDPTGNGAVVAGYGDQREVELLVEAGFTPLEAIRIATYNGAQYLGELDRIGTLAPGKQADIVVVKGDPSTKISDIENVEVVFKDGVGYDPAKLVKDANGFVGLK
- a CDS encoding Stp1/IreP family PP2C-type Ser/Thr phosphatase → MSLTAEVAGKTDIGCVRKNNEDNLGWDQRVSLYIVCDGMGGALAGEVASKMGVDLLLEYFRQGKETGVYPEFGEVPGDMSAAGRQLLSAIRRANAAIYEAGQAKQSQQGMGSTIVAALLQENFLTIAHAGDSRMYRLRDGVLEQLTQDHSLVMEQVRRGLITIEEAEKSEMQNIIIRALGSEEAVEPDIQELIALRGDVYLLATDGLTKLVKDDLIKQIMENSPSLDVACEDLISAAKEKGGDDNITCLLLRVVELPWYQKFLNFLLGGGQSWQNSS
- a CDS encoding ABC transporter ATP-binding protein — encoded protein: MPHIIQAENVSKVYHVGKVDVPALRSVTFSVERGEFVSIVGPSGSGKSTLFYILGGLTRATSGRVLIDNVDFAQLSDAKRTALRKSRIGFVFQKFNLLPTLDAMTNIAIAHEIAGKNGDMNREYFDKIVELLGLKGRLHHRPSELSGGEQQRVALARALINHPALILADEPTGNLDTKNSNVVLNMLRQSNQELGQTVLMITHNPEAAAVGDRTIHMRDGEIVD
- a CDS encoding tryptophan 2,3-dioxygenase family protein, with protein sequence MSEKQQKRKSPKHQPLIPQNREMTEPILPGTAATDYERYLRTEELLALQKPPEQRSHPDELMFQIVHQASELLLKGTANELERARAAIAEGDHTRGVKLLDRSFRMLDRAIDLLHVLETLTPYEYHIIRAGLGHGSGLDSPGFLSLLHLAPRLGQAFFDQLDGAGISVEQLYRRCDEFLALHEVAEKLLDFDERVQLFRFHHMKLAHRIIGGDVLGTTGRPVDILRQRQEHVLYKELWEVRNEITAHVNARTRMEDQGHGRSG
- a CDS encoding response regulator, coding for MRPKKVILCIDDNEQSLSIRKFMLETRGYRVLTASGGREAIEMFQNSGAIDLVLTDLVMPEMDGAEVIRVLKELAPETPMILFSGKVKMYEKGTCADVFLPKGSYPPMDLLERIRIMLVKKRGPKKTLTHEFVGAGTNSGNQAAAS
- a CDS encoding MmcQ/YjbR family DNA-binding protein, which produces MDSIILNHDRRVLMDIDAVRKFCLSMPHATESVQWGNDLVMKVGGKMFAVMVLEPAQVWLSFKCTPEDFAELTERPGIIPAPYAARYHWVALERKDALTTSELKHQIQRSYQLVLDKLPKKARAALH